From Kwoniella shandongensis chromosome 2, complete sequence, the proteins below share one genomic window:
- a CDS encoding haloacid dehalogenase, type II, translating to MSSQTTIPTSLKFVKSLTFDLMGTCADYTTALLADLAYTTIPPSIDHEQLIKAWRAGFFEMIFELHAKGEEKSVDEVHRLVLDRLLDERGVGLDVVDEEERERLVMGWHRQVAWPDAIEGIQRLKTKYDCVVVANGTTRLQLDIASSSHLPFHALFSSQLIGYTKPDPRMYRRAIELLARKPEEVAMVAAHAYDLRAAKAIGMRTIYIQRDTEDPDEEMALIRSEVDLFIDGRLWVGTKGGMNELAGILGCEVRPMS from the exons ATGTCGTCCCAGACTACCATCCCAACCTCCCTGAAGTTCGTCAAATCATTGACTTTTGATTTGATGGGCACATGTGCAGATTACACTACCGCCCTGCTTGCAGATCTCGCCTACACTACGATTCCTCCTTCGATAGATCATGAACAACTTATCAAAGCTTGGCGAGCTGGGTTCTTCGAGATGATCTTCGAGCTACATGCAAAGGGGGAAGAAAAGTCAGTGGACGAAGTGCATAGATTAGTATTGGATAGGTTGTTGGATGAAAGAGGGGTAGGATTGGACGtggttgacgaagaggagagagaaaggttgGTCATGGGTTGGCATAGACAAGTAG CCTGGCCCGACGCTATCGAAGGTATTCAACGCCTGAAAACCAAATACGACTG TGTAGTTGTTGCAAATGGAACAACAAGATTACAACTGGATAtcgcatcttcttcacatctACCTTTCCATGCTCTTTTCTCCTCTCAACTGATAGGATACACAAAG CCAGATCCGAGGATGTATCGACGAGCAATAGAATTGCTGGCTCGTAAACCCGAAGAAGTAGCCATGGTAGCAGCCCATGCTTACGACCTGCGAGCAGCTAAAGCAAT CGGAATGCGGACAATCTATATACAGCGCGACACGGAAGATCCAGATGAAGAAATGGCTCTGATCAGATCGGAGGTTGATCTATTCATAGATGGACGACTCTGGGTAGGAACGAAAGGAGGCATGAATGAGTTGGCGGGTATCCTCGGTTGCGAGGTCAGACCAATGTCATAG